The Listeria sp. PSOL-1 genome includes a region encoding these proteins:
- a CDS encoding UPF0223 family protein, with protein MEYGYPLNPDWTNEEITTVIAFLEAVERAYEKGISVQEVKEKYHAFKEVVPSIGEEKRIGKQFEEASGYSPYQVMQNIKNATTSRVKMQP; from the coding sequence TTGGAATATGGTTATCCGCTTAATCCTGACTGGACAAATGAAGAAATTACAACAGTCATCGCTTTTTTAGAAGCTGTTGAAAGAGCTTATGAAAAAGGGATAAGCGTGCAAGAAGTTAAAGAAAAATACCATGCGTTTAAAGAGGTCGTACCCTCAATTGGAGAAGAAAAGCGTATTGGGAAACAATTTGAAGAAGCAAGTGGATACTCACCTTATCAAGTTATGCAAAATATCAAGAACGCTACAACAAGTAGAGTGAAAATGCAGCCTTAA
- the lpdA gene encoding dihydrolipoyl dehydrogenase, whose translation MVVGDFPEERDTIVIGAGPGGYVAAIRAAQLGQKVTIIEKEYFGGVCLNVGCIPSKALITVGHRFKEARNSDNMGIQAKDVELDFTKAQEWKGSVVSKLTNGVRALLKKNKVEMLEGEAFFVDEHSLRVIHPDSAQTYTFKNAIIATGSRPIEITGFKYGKRVLSSTGALALQEVPKKLVVIGGGYIGTELGGAFANLGTQLTILEGGPEILPTYEKDMVSLVKRNLKDKDVEIVTKALAKSAEETKDGVKVTYEAAGETKTIDADYVLVTVGRRPNTDELGLEQLGVKVSERGLIEVDKQGRTNVPNVFAIGDIVPGVPLAHKASYEAKVAAEAIAGEKSENDYTALPAVVFSDPELATVGLTEKEAKEKGFDVKTAKFPFGGNGRALSLDAPEGFVRLVTRKEDGLVLGAQVAGMNASDIITEVGVAIETRMSAEDIALVIHAHPSLGELTMEAAELALGRPIHI comes from the coding sequence ATGGTTGTAGGAGATTTTCCAGAAGAAAGAGATACGATAGTTATTGGTGCTGGACCTGGTGGTTATGTGGCTGCTATTCGCGCTGCACAACTAGGGCAAAAAGTAACAATTATTGAGAAAGAATATTTTGGCGGTGTTTGCTTAAATGTAGGGTGTATCCCTTCTAAAGCACTAATTACAGTTGGTCACCGTTTTAAAGAAGCCAGAAATTCTGATAATATGGGAATTCAAGCCAAAGACGTTGAGCTTGATTTTACCAAAGCGCAAGAATGGAAAGGTAGCGTCGTTAGTAAGTTAACAAATGGCGTGCGTGCTCTTCTTAAGAAAAATAAAGTAGAAATGTTAGAAGGAGAAGCGTTTTTTGTTGATGAGCATTCCCTTCGTGTTATTCATCCTGATTCTGCACAAACGTATACATTTAAAAATGCTATCATTGCAACAGGTTCTCGCCCAATCGAAATAACTGGCTTTAAATATGGCAAACGCGTGTTAAGCTCAACTGGCGCACTTGCTCTTCAAGAAGTACCGAAAAAACTCGTTGTCATTGGTGGCGGTTATATCGGTACTGAACTTGGCGGAGCATTTGCCAATCTAGGTACACAATTAACCATCCTTGAAGGTGGACCTGAAATTTTACCAACATATGAAAAAGATATGGTTTCGCTTGTTAAACGTAATTTAAAAGATAAAGATGTTGAAATCGTAACAAAAGCATTGGCTAAATCAGCCGAAGAAACAAAAGATGGCGTAAAAGTTACTTACGAAGCTGCTGGTGAAACCAAAACCATTGATGCTGATTATGTGTTAGTCACAGTCGGTCGTCGCCCAAATACAGATGAGCTTGGCTTAGAACAATTAGGTGTAAAAGTAAGTGAACGCGGCTTGATTGAAGTAGACAAACAAGGACGCACAAATGTCCCTAATGTATTTGCTATTGGAGATATCGTTCCGGGTGTTCCCCTTGCTCATAAAGCAAGCTACGAAGCAAAAGTTGCTGCTGAGGCAATTGCTGGTGAAAAATCAGAAAATGATTATACTGCATTACCTGCTGTTGTGTTTAGTGATCCTGAACTTGCAACAGTTGGTCTAACTGAAAAAGAAGCAAAAGAAAAAGGCTTTGATGTAAAAACAGCTAAGTTCCCGTTCGGTGGTAACGGTCGTGCCCTTTCACTTGATGCTCCTGAAGGTTTTGTTCGTCTTGTTACACGTAAAGAAGATGGCTTAGTATTAGGCGCACAAGTAGCCGGTATGAATGCTTCAGACATTATTACTGAAGTTGGCGTAGCGATTGAAACAAGAATGTCAGCAGAAGATATCGCTTTAGTCATCCATGCCCATCCATCACTTGGCGAGCTAACAATGGAAGCTGCTGAACTTGCTTTAGGGCGTCCAATTCATATCTAA
- a CDS encoding dihydrolipoyllysine-residue acetyltransferase, whose amino-acid sequence MAYSFKLPDIGEGIHEGEIVKWFVKPGDKIEEDESLFEVQNDKSVEEITSPVSGTVKEIKVQEGEVATVGQVLITFDGVSGHENDAEETPAEPKKEEAPKASGQNQGVYQFKLPDIGEGIHEGEIVKWFVKSGDSVEEDQAIFEVQNDKSVEEITSPVDGTVKDILVNEGEVATVGQVLITFTGDFSDSEDHSSTPESPAESPKMEEKQPSPSAIGTNQVPSAKRDPNGLVIAMPSVRKYAREKDVNIQEIAGTGKNNRVLKTDIDAFLNGEAVSEPNGASTANKAATTAGTETTKAAPKTVSTGEAYPETREKLSPTRRAIAKAMVNSKHTAPHVTLMDEIEVSALMAHRKRFKEVAAEKGVKLTFLPYIVKALVATLKEFPVLNTTMDDSTEELVYKHYYNIGIAADTDHGLYVPVVKNADMKSVFAISGEINELAGKARDGKLTADEMRHGSATISNIGSAGGQWFTPVINYPEVAILGVGRIAEKAIVKDGEIVAAPVLALSLSFDHRVIDGATAQKAMNNIKRLLNDPELLLMEA is encoded by the coding sequence ATGGCATATTCATTTAAATTACCGGATATTGGTGAAGGTATCCATGAAGGCGAAATCGTTAAGTGGTTCGTAAAACCTGGCGATAAAATTGAAGAAGATGAATCGCTTTTTGAAGTCCAAAATGACAAATCAGTAGAAGAAATTACTTCTCCAGTAAGTGGAACAGTAAAAGAAATCAAAGTCCAAGAAGGCGAAGTAGCAACAGTAGGCCAAGTGCTTATTACATTTGATGGTGTAAGTGGCCATGAAAATGATGCTGAAGAAACACCAGCAGAACCTAAAAAAGAAGAAGCACCAAAAGCTTCAGGTCAAAATCAAGGTGTTTACCAATTTAAATTACCAGATATTGGCGAAGGGATTCATGAAGGCGAAATTGTTAAATGGTTTGTAAAATCTGGCGACAGTGTCGAAGAAGACCAAGCTATTTTTGAAGTCCAAAATGATAAATCAGTAGAAGAAATTACCTCTCCAGTAGATGGAACGGTAAAAGATATTTTAGTAAATGAAGGTGAAGTAGCAACAGTAGGCCAAGTGCTTATTACTTTTACAGGTGACTTTTCTGATTCCGAAGATCACTCATCTACACCAGAATCTCCTGCTGAGTCTCCTAAAATGGAAGAAAAACAACCATCACCATCAGCTATCGGTACAAATCAGGTGCCTTCAGCGAAAAGAGATCCAAACGGTTTAGTTATCGCAATGCCTTCTGTACGTAAATATGCTCGTGAAAAAGATGTTAACATTCAAGAAATTGCTGGTACCGGTAAAAACAATCGTGTCCTAAAAACTGATATTGATGCGTTCTTAAACGGTGAAGCAGTTTCAGAACCAAATGGTGCATCAACAGCAAATAAAGCAGCTACTACCGCTGGAACCGAAACGACAAAAGCAGCACCAAAAACTGTGTCAACAGGTGAAGCTTATCCAGAAACACGCGAAAAACTTTCACCAACTCGTCGTGCAATTGCAAAAGCAATGGTCAATTCTAAACATACCGCTCCGCATGTAACACTTATGGACGAAATTGAAGTTTCTGCTCTGATGGCTCATCGAAAACGTTTCAAAGAAGTGGCTGCTGAAAAAGGTGTTAAATTAACATTCTTACCATATATCGTCAAAGCGCTCGTCGCTACTTTGAAAGAATTCCCTGTGCTTAACACAACAATGGATGACAGCACGGAAGAATTGGTTTACAAACATTATTACAATATCGGTATTGCGGCTGATACAGATCACGGATTATACGTACCCGTTGTTAAAAATGCCGATATGAAATCTGTTTTCGCCATCTCAGGTGAAATTAATGAATTAGCCGGCAAAGCACGCGATGGAAAATTAACAGCAGATGAAATGCGTCACGGTTCAGCAACGATTTCTAATATTGGTTCTGCTGGTGGCCAGTGGTTCACACCAGTTATCAACTATCCTGAAGTCGCTATTTTAGGTGTAGGACGTATTGCTGAAAAAGCGATTGTTAAAGATGGTGAAATTGTAGCAGCTCCTGTACTTGCTTTATCACTTAGCTTCGACCATCGTGTCATTGATGGCGCTACAGCACAAAAAGCAATGAATAACATCAAGCGTTTACTAAATGACCCAGAATTATTACTAATGGAGGCGTAA
- a CDS encoding DsbA family protein: MDISQIVVDAVTSKEGIHIGQENAKVKVISFVNLRCPYCRKWHEESREVLDQFIQSGKIELIIKPFDKEKESLQRGNITHRYLNYEAQEETLKTIDRIYETQDEWGHLSLEDVAKYMETTLGLTKQNNEAAAKRIVAEANDANIVFVPTVIVGKHIFDEHITPSELTELLEMEYQK, from the coding sequence TTGGATATTAGTCAAATCGTTGTAGATGCTGTAACCTCAAAAGAAGGAATTCATATTGGCCAAGAAAATGCAAAAGTTAAAGTCATTAGTTTTGTTAATTTGCGTTGCCCTTATTGTCGTAAGTGGCATGAAGAATCACGTGAAGTTTTGGATCAATTTATCCAGTCTGGTAAAATAGAGCTAATTATTAAGCCTTTTGACAAAGAAAAAGAATCACTTCAGCGAGGGAACATCACACACCGTTATTTAAACTATGAAGCGCAAGAAGAAACACTAAAGACAATTGATCGCATTTATGAAACACAAGATGAGTGGGGCCACTTATCACTTGAAGATGTCGCGAAATATATGGAAACGACACTTGGCTTAACCAAACAAAACAATGAAGCAGCTGCTAAAAGAATCGTTGCCGAAGCAAACGATGCGAATATCGTATTTGTTCCTACAGTCATTGTCGGTAAACATATCTTTGACGAACACATCACACCAAGTGAATTAACCGAGCTACTTGAAATGGAATATCAGAAATGA
- a CDS encoding magnesium transporter CorA family protein encodes MHQIFKSNQDGKLEELEQVERNSWINIVAPTAEEINQLAAEYNIPLEFLEDPLDKDESARIERDDDTDSVLIISDFPIVDEDDIHYASFETIPLGIIITKDHFITICTIDSSIIQSFVKRRIKGFYTHMKTRFALQILYMISTQFLRHLKRLNRQTDTIEKELHESMKNKQLYDLMGIEKSLVYFVTALKSNKLVLDKMMRQNIVKMYEEDQELLEDVTIENRQGIEMAEVHSNILSGMMDAYASIISNNMNIVMKFLTSFTIILTIPTMVFSFYGMNVKLPFMNTPLAWVLTLGISFGIAGLLALVFWRRKFF; translated from the coding sequence ATGCATCAAATTTTTAAATCTAACCAAGATGGCAAACTAGAAGAATTAGAACAAGTTGAACGCAATTCTTGGATTAATATAGTCGCACCAACAGCAGAAGAAATTAATCAACTTGCGGCTGAATACAATATTCCGCTCGAATTTTTAGAAGATCCCCTAGATAAAGATGAAAGTGCTCGGATCGAACGCGATGACGACACAGATTCTGTCCTTATTATTTCCGACTTTCCGATCGTGGATGAAGATGATATTCACTATGCTTCATTTGAAACCATCCCACTCGGTATTATTATTACAAAAGATCATTTTATTACGATTTGTACGATTGACTCCTCGATTATTCAATCGTTTGTAAAGCGCCGTATCAAAGGATTTTACACACACATGAAAACTCGTTTTGCTTTACAAATTCTTTATATGATTTCAACGCAATTTCTGCGTCATTTAAAGCGTTTAAATCGCCAAACAGACACAATCGAAAAAGAATTACACGAATCAATGAAAAACAAACAACTTTATGATCTAATGGGTATTGAAAAAAGCCTTGTTTACTTCGTTACAGCGCTTAAATCAAATAAGCTTGTGCTTGATAAAATGATGCGTCAAAATATTGTTAAAATGTACGAAGAAGATCAAGAGCTTTTAGAAGATGTTACCATTGAAAACCGTCAAGGAATTGAGATGGCAGAAGTCCATTCGAATATCTTAAGTGGGATGATGGATGCTTATGCTTCAATCATTTCTAATAACATGAATATCGTTATGAAATTTCTAACGAGCTTTACGATCATTTTAACGATTCCAACAATGGTGTTTAGTTTTTACGGGATGAATGTTAAACTTCCATTTATGAATACTCCACTTGCTTGGGTCTTAACATTAGGAATCTCTTTTGGAATTGCTGGACTTTTAGCGCTTGTATTTTGGCGTAGAAAGTTCTTTTAA